The proteins below come from a single Zea mays cultivar B73 chromosome 8, Zm-B73-REFERENCE-NAM-5.0, whole genome shotgun sequence genomic window:
- the LOC103636666 gene encoding receptor-like protein kinase HSL1 — METACPYLPGLLLALLPCCCLLHAGAAYEAQLLLQIKRAWGDPPVLAGWNASAASAHCTWPYVACDTAGSVTGLALADANVSGPFPDAVGGLAGLTHLDISNNSITGAFPTTLYRCASLLYIDLSENYFGGELPANIGHSLAASLTTLVLSGNEFNGTIPRSLSSLLNLRHLMLDNNRLVGTVPAGLGALTRLQTLWLASNPFAPGELPASFKNLTSLVNLWAARCNLTGDLPGYLADMQELEVLDLSANSLTGSIPRGVWNLRKLRRMTVFKNNLTGDLAVDDGFAAAKSLTMIDVSVNNLSGVIPQVLGHLENLTYLNLFSNNFSGEIPASIGWLPSLQALRLYSNRFTGTLPPELGKHSVLGYVEVDDNDLTGAIPEGLCAGGQFHYLTAERNHLNGSIPAGLASCATLLTLDLDDNRLTGDVPEALWTDTQLMFLTLQSNQLTGSLPASMPGNLTTLQIGNNQFGSGIPAAAATLRVFTAENNQFSGAIPASLGDGGMPLLQRLNLSGNQLYGAIPKSVADLRQLTVMDMSRNQLSGPIPAELGAMPVLSVLDLSSNKLSGAIPPALVKPNLSSINLSSNHLSGQVPTGFATAAYDDSFRDNPGLCTDAPGPGYLAGVRSCVAAGGSTRAVSHALRTGLLVAGGGGALLAAVALALILARDIRQRRRVAVGDEWKVTPFVQDLGFGEAHILQGLTEENLIGRGGSGHVYRVTYTNRLDGSAGAVAVKRIRVDAGTLEREFESEAGILGNVRHNNVVRLLCCLSGAEDKLLVYDYMDNGSLDKWLHGHSAGADGLLNNTTRAPLDWPTRLRVAVGVAQGLCYLHHESSPPIIHRDVKTSNILLDSEFTAKVADFGLARIVVEVGAPKTMSAVAGSFGYMAPECAYTNKVSEKVDVYSFGVVLLELTTGKEASCLAEWARHHYQSGGSIPDATDTRYAGYSEEIQVVFRLGVLCTAHMPSSRPTMKDVLQILLKCSERTRQKSKMESSVQEHEAAPRLLSQPSDGTGTDIQEEDGVMVIHSTV; from the exons ATGGAGACAGCATGCCCGTACCTCCCCGGCCTGCTGCTCGCGCTGCTTCCCTGCTGCTGCCTCCTGCACGCGGGCGCGGCGTACGAGGCGCAGCTGCTGCTCCAGATCAAGCGAGCGTGGGGCGACCCGCCCGTGCTCGCCGGATGGAACGCCTCGGCGGCGAGCGCACACTGCACGTGGCCGTACGTGGCCTGCGACACCGCAGGCAGCGTCACGGGACTCGCCCTCGCAGACGCCAACGTCTCAGGCCCGTTCCCGGACGCCGTCGGCGGCCTCGCGGGCCTCACGCACCTCGACATCTCCAACAACAGCATCACCGGCGCGTTCCCGACCACGCTGTACCGCTGCGCCTCGCTGCTGTACATCGATCTCTCCGAGAACTACTTCGGCGGTGAGCTCCCGGCGAACATCGGCCACAGCCTGGCGGCGAGCCTGACCACGCTGGTCCTCAGCGGCAACGAGTTCAACGGCACCATCCCGAGGTCTCTCTCCAGCCTCCTGAACCTCCGGCATCTCATGCTGGACAACAATCGCCTCGTCGGCACCGTCCCCGCCGGTCTCGGTGCGCTGACAAGGCTTCAGACGCTATGGCTGGCGTCCAACCCGTTCGCCCCCGGCGAGCTGCCGGCGTCGTTCAAGAACCTGACCAGTCTAGTCAACCTTTGGGCGGCGCGCTGCAACCTCACCGGCGACCTCCCGGGTTACTTAGCGGATATGCAGGAGCTGGAGGTGCTGGACCTCTCGGCCAACTCGTTGACAGGAAGCATACCTCGGGGGGTTTGGAACCTGAGGAAACTGCGAAGGATGACAGTGTTCAAGAACAACCTCACCGGCGACTTGGCCGTCGACGATGGTTTTGCTGCTGCAAAGAGCCTGACCATGATTGACGTCTCCGTGAACAACCTTAGCGGAGTCATCCCTCAAGTCTTGGGCCACTTGGAAAACCTCACATATTTAAACCTCTTCAGCAATAACTTTTCAGGCGAGATACCAGCGAGCATCGGTTGGCTGCCATCTCTACAGGCATTGAGATTGTACAGTAACAGGTTCACTGGCACGCTCCCGCCGGAACTCGGGAAGCACTCGGTCTTGGGCTATGTAGAGGTTGACGACAACGACCTCACCGGCGCCATCCCAGAAGGGTTATGCGCCGGAGGCCAGTTTCATTACCTCACCGCTGAGCGCAACCACCTGAACGGCTCCATCCCAGCGGGCCTTGCCAGCTGCGCAACTCTGCTAACCCTGGACCTAGACGACAACCGGCTCACCGGCGACGTGCCAGAGGCTCTATGGACAGACACGCAGCTTATGTTCCTAACACTACAGAGTAACCAGCTCACCGGGAGTCTTCCGGCCTCGATGCCTGGCAACCTTACGACGTTACAGATAGGGAACAACCAATTCGGCAGCGGCATTCCGGCTGCGGCAGCCACGCTCCGGGTGTTCACTGCCGAGAACAACCAGTTCTCTGGCGCGATACCGGCGAGCCTTGGCGACGGTGGCATGCCGCTGCTGCAGAGACTGAACCTATCGGGTAACCAGCTCTACGGCGCGATCCCCAAGAGCGTTGCTGACCTGAGGCAGCTGACGGTCATGGACATGAGCAGGAACCAGCTCAGCGGCCCGATACCGGCCGAGCTGGGCGCCATGCCGGTGCTCAGCGTGCTTGACCTCTCGTCGAACAAGCTCTCCGGCGCCATACCTCCGGCACTCGTGAAGCCGAACCTCAGCTCCATCAACCTCTCCTCCAACCACCTCAGCGGCCAGGTCCCGACCGGTTTCGCCACGGCGGCCTACGACGACAGCTTCCGCGATAACCCCGGCCTCTGCACCGACGCTCCGGGGCCCGGCTACCTCGCCGGCGTGCGCTCCTGCGTCGCGGCGGGGGGCTCTACCCGAGCCGTCTCACACGCGCTCCGCACGGGCCTCCTCGTCGCTGGCGGTGGCGGCGCGCTCCTCGCCGCCGTGGCTCTCGCCCTGATACTCGCCCGCGACATCAGGCAACGGCGGCGCGTCGCGGTCGGGGACGAGTGGAAGGTCACGCCTTTCGTCCAGGATCTGGGCTTCGGGGAGGCGCACATACTCCAGGGACTGACAGAGGAGAACCTCATCGGCCGCGGCGGTTCCGGCCACGTGTACCGCGTCACCTACACGAACCGTCTCGACGGGAGCGCGGGCGCGGTGGCCGTGAAGCGGATACGGGTCGACGCCGGGACGCTGGAGCGCGAGTTCGAGTCGGAGGCGGGCATCCTCGGCAACGTCCGGCATAACAACGTTGTCAGGCTGCTGTGCTGCCTCTCCGGCGCGGAGGACAAACTCCTTGTGTACGACTACATGGACAACGGCAGCCTGGACAAATGGCTCCACGGCCATAGCGCCGGCGCTGATGGGCTCCTTAATAATACGACCAGGGCGCCGCTGGACTGGCCGACGAGGCTCAGGGTGGCCGTCGGCGTCGCGCAGGGGCTATGCTACTTGCACCACGAGTCCTCGCCGCCCATCATTCACCGCGACGTCAAGACGAGCAACATCCTGCTGGACTCGGAGTTCACGGCCAAGGTCGCCGACTTCGGGCTGGCTAGGATAGTGGTGGAGGTCGGGGCGCCCAAAACGATGTCCGCCGTCGCTGGGTCTTTCGGCTACATGGCCCCCG AGTGTGCGTACACGAACAAGGTGAGCGAGAAGGTCGACGTCTACAGCTTCGGCGTCGTCCTCCTGGAGCTCACCACCGGCAAGGAGGCCAGCTGCCTGGCGGAGTGGGCGCGGCACCACTACCAATCCGGGGGGAGCATCCCCGACGCCACAGACACGAGGTACGCAGGGTACTCCGAGGAGATCCAGGTCGTGTTCAGGCTAGGCGTGCTGTGCACCGCACATATGCCGTCGTCGCGGCCAACCATGAAGGACGTGCTGCAAATCCTGCTCAAGTGCAGCGAGCGGACGCGCCAGAAGAGCAAAATGGAGAGTAGTGTCCAGGAGCACGAAGCGGCTCCTCGCCTGCTGTCTCAGCCGTCGGACGGAACGGGAACTGACATCCAAGAAGAGGATGGTGTTATGGTGATCCACAGCACGGTCTAA